The Abditibacteriaceae bacterium sequence CCCAGATCGAGAGAAAACGAATCGTTCATAGCGTCAATCCCCGCCCATTATACGAGTTTTCCCTAGACTTATCCATAGCTATGGATAAGTTGTGCGCAATCTATCCACAGAAGGGAAAACTTCCGGGACGTGCGACACGGCTGCGATTTCGTGATGTGATGACGCCGAAGCAAATTTCGGCGGTGATTGTTGGCCAATTATAGCAGAGAATTCGAGCGATCTGACACACATATTTTGTGCAGTTGTCGCTTTCGCGTGTCGCGGATATACTGCCGTCGCTTTCTTAAAGAAACAAAAAAACGGGTCGGAATTCGACCTTCGAGGACGACAATGAAACGTACATATCAACCGAAGAAGCGCCCGCGCAAGCGTAAGCATGGTTTCATGGCGCGCATGGCGACGCGTGGTGGCCGTGGAATTTTGGCCCGCCGCCGTGCCAAGAGCCGTACCAAACTCACGCAGTGCTAGAATTCTGGCGCTGAACAAAGACGGGCGCCCGATGGCGTCCGTCTTTTGCTTTTTGCTGCTCTCTTATGCTGCCGCGCGATGAACGCCTTTCCACAGCCGAGTTTTCCCTAGTCTGGGAAAAAGGCCGTGTGCTGCGCCATCCGCTGTTCGCGGCACGTGCATTCGCGCGCAACGACGAACTGGCCGGGCGGATTGCGTTTGTTGTTCCGCGTAAGAGCGGGAAAGCGACAGCACGCAACCGACTGCGCCGCCGTGTGCGCGAGTGCTACCGTTTAAGCGGCGCGCGAACGCATCTGCGCGGGCAAAGCGTGGTTTTTGTGCTCAACGCCGCACGAGCCGAAGCCCCGAGCGAAGAATGGACACGCGCATTTGAGGAAATGGCTGCACGCATTGCGCGTGCCGCGCCAAACTCGAAGCATGAAGCCGGAAATCAGCGAACACAGCGCGGAACCGATGGAAACGAAGACGCAACTGGAAAACGAAACGTCGGCGACTGAAACGTCGCCCACGACACTCGCCAGAAAAGTCGGCAGATTTGTGCGGCGTGTGGCGCTGGGTTTGATTCGGTTTTATCAAACGCGCATTTCTCCGCTTACGCCGCCGGCGTGCCGCTTCTTTCCGACGTGTTCGCACTATACTTACGAAGCCATCGAACGCTTTGGACTGGTGCGCGGCGCTTTCTTAGGCGCGGCGCGTTTGTGCAAATGTCACCCGCTCCATCGCGGCGGGTTCGATCCGGTGCCGGAAGAATTTGCATGGACAGTACGGTCGAATCAGGCCGTACATAACGAAACGCCGTCTCAGGATAGGAAGCCGTAGTGAACAATCAACGCTCGTCGTCGCAACAGTTTTTTCTTTTTCTCGCCCTTGCCTGGGGCGCGATGCTGATTTACCAGAATTTCTTTGGTGCCAAAAAATCTGAAATTCCACCGCGCCCGCTACCGAAAAACGCGCTTGTCGCGGCCTTTTCCGGTATCGACCCGGCGCAGCCTCCGGTTCTGGATAAGACCAAAGCCGCGAGCGAAATCCTCGATCTCGATAAGCAAATCAAAGCCAACGAAACCGATGGGCTTTCCTACTGGGCGCGTTTGCGCTCTGGTCTTATCCAGCAATACGTGCTGAAAGATACCAAAGCGGCGCTCACGCGCTACGACGAGATCGCTGCAGCGAACAAAAGCGACGCCGTTGGAGCGCAGGCGGCCTACCAGAAGGGCGATTTGCTGTGGGTTCAATCATCTACCGGGGGAAAGCCTTCTCAGGAAGCGGCCAAAGCACTCGAAACATTGGTGCATCGCGGACGCAGTTCGACGGAATTTCTCGATCAGAAAATTTTCGTTCCTGCACAAGCCGGGGCGGAAGTCACGGCATTGCCTCTGGCGTGGGAACAGAAAGCGATCCGCGAATTGCATGGCACGCTGGATGACACCGATACGCGTGGCATCCTCGAACGCGTCGATGCCTATTATTCGACGACGCTGTTTCACAAAATTTTTGCGGGCGCGGCCAAAGCGTTTGGAAACAATCCGGCCTATTCTTATGGTCTCGCGATTTTGGCATTTGCTCTTGTAACACGAGTTGTTTTGCAGCCGCTGAACAAAAAGCAATACGACAGCATGCGCGGCATGGCCGTGATCGCTCCTGAAATGAAAAAGGTTCAGGACAAATATAAAAACAAGAAAGATCAGGAATCGCAGATGCGGATGATGAACGAAATCCGCGCCTTGCAAAAGAGCCATGGTGTCAATCCGATGCTCGGTTGCGGCTTGGCTGCGGTTCAGATTCCGGTCTTTATCTTTGTTGTTTCACCGTTCATTCAGCACTTTGAAGCGCGATTGGAACTGGTCAACGCCAGCTTCCTGTGGATTAACAACCTGGCGCGCCCCGACATCCCGCTTCTCGTTTTGTACGCGCTTTCGCAGTTCGCTTCGATGCGCCTTGCTTCGACACCGCCCGCCGACGATCAGCAGCGCCAAATGCAGCTGATGATGCTGTTCTTCCCCTTTGCCGTGCCCTTCTTTCTGCTCGCGTGGCCTTCGGCGTTCACGATGTACTGGATGGCGTTCAACATTTTGTCGATGTTCTTCCAATATCGCATGATGAAAGCTGCCGACCCGACAAAGCGCCTGTGGACTCAGCTTGTGACGCAGCCTTTGATTCCGCAAATTGTCGTTGCTGATCCTTCGGCAGTTCCTGCGGGCGCGATTCCGCCGCGCCCGAAAAAAGGCCGCGCCGAGTCTGTCAAAACGATCGCCGCCGATTATCCGGCAAATGGCAACGGCAAAAGCAACGGTCGGATTATCGAAGCGAAGTCGGCGTTTTCGACCCAACAGGAACCCGCTAACGGCGATTCCAACGGTAATAGTTCTAACGGCAAAGCGACAGGCGGCATTCGGACATCGGATGTTCGCTCCAATGTGCGAGGCGCGGTACGCACCAAGCGACGCGGCAAAAAGAAATAACCTTTGAGAGGACAGAAATTTATGGCATTCAATTTCAGCCCGATGCGTATGACGGCTTCGACCGAAGACGCAGCAATTGCCCAGGTTTTACAACTCGTCGGAGCCTCGCGCGACGATGTTTCGGTCGAAGTTCTTTCGCAAACCGATAAAGGCGTGACTGTTCGCGTTTCGCCGCGCAGTGAAGACGCCGCACCTGCAGCGCCAAGTACGGTCGAAATTGAAGCGACTCCCGAACCGTCCACTCCGGTTGCAACACCGATCGAACCCGACACCGCAGATGCCGACGACGGAGCCGGTGACGACGAAGCAACCGAAGAGGCAATCGACGATGCCACCGAAGTTGTCGCCGGACAAAGCGCGCCGCTTGTCGAAGATCGTGTTGAAGACGAAGGAAACAGCGTGCGCGCCGATGCAAATGAAGGCAACGAAGAAACCGAAGAACCGCGCGAAGTTGCTCCCGTTCGTGAAGCGTTGCCGCCACTCGATGAGGCAACGCAAAGCCGCGCTGTTGAAGCAGCGCAAGATTTTCTCGACCGCATGGGATTGGAAGCCAAAGCCTCCGTCGGCGACGCCAGTAAAGATGCCAGTGCGCGCTTGCTCATCGACATCGACGGCGAAGATGTCGGCATTCTTATCGGCAAGCACGGCCAAACGCTGCAATCGTTTCAGTATTTGCTCAACGTCACGCTGAACAACGCATTGGAAAATGGCAAGCCGGAAGGCGAGCGCGAAGCGGTGCGCGTTGTGGTTGATGCTGGCGGCTACCGCGCGCGTCGCATGGGAAGTTTGCAGCAGAGCGCGCGCGATGCCGCCAGCAAAGTGAAGCGCGACCGCCGCCCGTTCCGCATGGAGCCGATGCCTGCTCACGAACGCCGTCTCGTTCACATGGCGCTGCAAGATGACACCACCCTTGCCACATCGAGCGAAGGTCGCGAACCGATGCGCTATGTTGTTGTTGCGCCTGCCGGTTACAAAATGCCCGAAAGTGGCGGCGGTCGCGGTGGGAACCGTGGCGGTGGTTTCGGCGGCAATCGCGGTGGACGCAGCGGCGGCAATTACGGTCGCGGACGCTAAAGCGAGAATCGCTTAAATGACAGACAAAAAGAAGTACGGTCGATTTCGACCGTACTTTGTAAAATAACACCACTTCTTCCTATTCGATGTTTCAGCTTTTCGGTCGCAAGGCGCAAGACGCGACGGTGCGCGCAGGCAAAACCGCCAAGAACAAGGCGGGCAAATCGGGGCAAATTCCGACAAATGCCGGTGATGCGCGCCGCGCTTTGCTGAAATTACGGCCGATTCGCAATCCGGCGCTGAATTGGGATGAGGATGAAGGCGTCGTGGTTTTGCATATCGCGCTAGAGGAATCCTCCAATTCGCGCTCGTGGAAAGCAAAAGTCGCCGGCTTTTTCGTGCAACTGCCCGAAAAGCGCTCGGTCGAACTCGATGCTATTGGAAGCGATGTTTGGATGTTGCTCGATGGCAAGAACACGGTCGGCGAGATTGTGAAGATTCTGGCGAAGAAGCATCAATTGACGTCGCGAGAAACGGAACTGTCGTTGCAGCAGTATTTCAAAGAGTTGAACCGGCGCGGTTACATCGCTTTTACCGGAGAGTAGGTACGCTCGATTTCGACCGTACCCGTATAAGGATTTTATGGCTTCGATGAATGCAGGGCCGGTAAAAATCGAGCGGCAGATTTCGCTGCCGTTTTCGCAGGCGCTTAAAATCGCCTACAAAAATATCGTGATTCGTCTGGGCCGCGCGATGATTACCGGCGCGGGCACCATGCTCGGCATCGCGTTCTTGATGAGCGTTTTTGCCGCGAACCTCGCGCAGAAAGCCTCGGGCATCGAGATTGTCGCGGCGCAGGCGCAGAAGAACACCTGGCTCGTCGTGATGAGTTTGTTGGTGTCGGCGGTTGGAATCACCAACTCGATGCTGATGAGCGTCACCGAGCGTTACAAAGAAATCGGCACGATGAAATGTCTGGGCGCGCTCGACAACTTCATCGTCAAATTGTTCTTGTTAGAATCGGGCCTGCTGGGCTTTTTCGGTTCGGTTTTTGGCGCGATTATCGGAACCCTCTTCGTTCTTGTTTCTAATATCGGCGTACTGGGTAATATGGATTGGTTGGGGCTGCTCGCTAAATTTGCGATTTGCATTCTCATCGGCACTTTTCTGTCAATTACGGCAGCGGTATTACCTGCGATTCGCGCGGCAGGAATGCCGCCCGCCGACGCGATGCGAAGCGAAGTTTAGGCCGGTTTAAAAGGAATTTTCTTATGGCTGATGTAATAGACAAACCGAAAGATGCGGCGGCTTTGGCCGAAGACGAAATATATAACTCGCAGGAAAATATTGTGCGCGCCAAAGGCGTGACGAAAACTTACGAAATCGGCGGCCAGCCGGTTCATGCGTTGCGCGGCGTCGATATAGACATCAAGCGCGGCGAATATATCTCCATCATGGGGCCATCAGGTTCAGGAAAGTCCACGCTTTTCAACATGATTGGTGGACTCGACAAGCCTTCAACCGGCACCGTTTTCATCGACGAAGTCGACATGGCGCAGCTCGACGCGTTCGAGTTGGCGTGGCTTCGCTGCCGTAAGATTGGCTATATCTTCCAGACTTTCAACCTGATCCCGGTTATGACTGCATTGGAAAACATCACCTTGCCGATGATTTTCGCGGGCGCTTCGCTCGACGAGCAAATGGAAAAAGGCAAGAAACTTCTGGAGCAAGTTGGTATCGCGCACCGTATGCACAACAAGCCGAGTCAGCTTTCCGGCGGTCAGCAGCAGCGCGTGGCAATTGCGCGCAGCCTTGCCAACGATCCGGCGATTATCCTTGCAGACGAACCAACCGGAAACCTCGACCAATCGACGGGTAAGGAAATCATTGAACTGCTGAAGAAGCTGAACAAAGAATCCGGCGCGACGATTATCACCGCGACTCACGACGACAAAATGCTCGACGTTTCCGACCGCATTGTGTGGGTTTCGGACGGACGCATCGACAAAATTCGCCGCCGCAGCGAAGTTGATATCAACGTTGGTACGATGTCCGGCATCCACTGATGTAATTCTGCAGAACCCGAAGTACGGTCGATTTCGACCGTACTTTTTCTTTTATGAATTTTCCCAAAAGAGTCGAAGCCGCACGCTTTCCTGCCAACAAGCGCATCGCAGTCACCTTCAGTTTTGATGACGGCGTCGATCACGACCGGCGCGTTGTCGAATGGTTCAACGCGCATGGCTTGAAAGCTACCTGGAATCTGAATTCAGGCTCGCTCAAGCGCGAAGGCAAGCCCTATGGGAAAGGTCATCTCGACGTCAGCGAAATCGCCGATTTGTTTCGCGGTCACGAAGTAGCGATTCACACAGTTTCTCATCCGATGTTGACGCATCTCGATACCGCCCAAATCGCGCGCGAAGTGCTGGAAGATCGCATCGAATTGGAGAACATCGTCGGTTATCCGGTGCGCGGTATGGCTTATCCGTTCGGGAATTACGATACGCGTGTTATTGAAGTTTTACGCACGCTCGGCGTGGTTTATTCGCGCACCTGTGAAAACAAAGCGCAGCCTTTTCCCGTTGCCGAACCGCTTGCCTGGCCTGCGACAATGCATCAATACGACGAAAGCCAAGGCACTGTGCCGGAGCGTTTCTCTAAGATGCTGGAAAACCCGCACGAAAGCGGCGTGTTTTTCGTTTGGGGTCACACTTACGAATTCGACGGACGCGACGATTGGGACGCCCTCGACCGCTTGTTTCTTCCGCTCTGCGGTCACGACGATGTTTGGTATTGCACCAACATCGAACTGTTCGACTACGAAGAAGCGCGTCAGCGCCTCGTTATCGCAGCCAATCGCGGCAGCGTTTATAACCCGAGCGGGCTTGCGGTTACAGTAAAAGTCGATGGCAAGTTAGTCGAAGTTCCTGCGGGCGCAACGATTTCGCTCACAGCTTAAAAGTACGGTCGATTTCGACTGTACTTCCCTATGAAAAATCTTGTTCGCAAGCTACCGTTCGCCGTTGAATTTGGCGTCGTGTTGTTGTTCGCGTTCGGCCCTTTCGTTTTTAGCGCGTGGCGTATGATGCCGCGTGGGCAACGCGCACAGGTCCGCTTCTCCGACACACAATTGCTTTATACAATCGCGATTGAAGCTGTTCTTGCCCTGCTTCTTCTCGGATTTTTGCATCTGCGTGGTTACACGCGTGCCGATTTTCCATTTCGCTTCGCTCCTCGCGAATGGGCGATTGGCGCTCTGCTGTTGGTTGCTTCGTATGCCGCAGTGATTCTCGCGACTGTATTAGGCGCGGTGTGGCTTGGTTCAGATGTATTCATGGCACGCCAGATGAAAGTCGATGTCGCAGTGACTCTGCCCATCGCTATTATCGGAAGTCTGGTCAATGCGTTTTACGAAGAAATTTTTGTCGTGGGTTATCTTTTGAGAGCGCTCGAAAAATCTCAAGGGATCGCGGCCGCGACGGTGTTTTCTGTTTTCGTGCGCTTTGCGTATCACATCTACCAGGGGCCAACGGCGATTTTCGTTGTCATTCCTCTCGGTTTTGTGTTTGCTGCATTCTTTGTCCGCACTCGTAATTTGTGGCCGCTTGTTCTCGCGCACGCCGTAATCGATATCATCGCGTTTTCCGTCGTGCCGCGCTAAATTTGATAACTTCATGATATGAGTAATTCGGCGTCTTCAAGCGGAATGCTTCTCGTGCTTTCTGGCCCGGCGGGTGTTGGCAAAGATTCGGTCTGGAAGCACGCGGCGCCGTGTTTGCCAACCTTTGCCAAAGCCATCACCTGCACGACGCGTGCGCCGCGCCCCGGTGAAGTCGATGGCACTCATTATTTCTTCGTCGGCAACGAGCGCTTCGACCACATGATCGCGCACGACGAGCTTCTCGAATGGGCGTGGGTTCACGGCAATCGCTACGGCGTGCCGGTATCGAGCGTGCGAAATCGCCTGGAAGCGGGCGGCGATGTGGTTTGCATCATTGAAGTGCAGGGCGCTCTCAAAATCCGCGCTTTGTTTGCCGATTCGCTCCTCGTTTTTCTCAAGCCGCCGCTGGGGCGCGAAGAAGAAATTTTGCGCGCGCGCATTGCGAATCGCGGCGCCGAAGACGAAGAGCAAACCGCACGTCGCATGGAAACCGCCGTCTGGGAACTGGAGCAAACCGCGCACTACGATTACGAAATCGTCAACGATGAAATCGAGTTTGCCGCGCAGCGGTTATGCGATGTTATCGCGCAAGAAAAAGCAAAGCGTGCTTGAAG is a genomic window containing:
- the rpmH gene encoding 50S ribosomal protein L34, whose amino-acid sequence is MKRTYQPKKRPRKRKHGFMARMATRGGRGILARRRAKSRTKLTQC
- the rnpA gene encoding ribonuclease P protein component, with amino-acid sequence MLPRDERLSTAEFSLVWEKGRVLRHPLFAARAFARNDELAGRIAFVVPRKSGKATARNRLRRRVRECYRLSGARTHLRGQSVVFVLNAARAEAPSEEWTRAFEEMAARIARAAPNSKHEAGNQRTQRGTDGNEDATGKRNVGD
- the yidD gene encoding membrane protein insertion efficiency factor YidD — its product is MRRVALGLIRFYQTRISPLTPPACRFFPTCSHYTYEAIERFGLVRGAFLGAARLCKCHPLHRGGFDPVPEEFAWTVRSNQAVHNETPSQDRKP
- a CDS encoding YidC/Oxa1 family membrane protein insertase, with translation MNNQRSSSQQFFLFLALAWGAMLIYQNFFGAKKSEIPPRPLPKNALVAAFSGIDPAQPPVLDKTKAASEILDLDKQIKANETDGLSYWARLRSGLIQQYVLKDTKAALTRYDEIAAANKSDAVGAQAAYQKGDLLWVQSSTGGKPSQEAAKALETLVHRGRSSTEFLDQKIFVPAQAGAEVTALPLAWEQKAIRELHGTLDDTDTRGILERVDAYYSTTLFHKIFAGAAKAFGNNPAYSYGLAILAFALVTRVVLQPLNKKQYDSMRGMAVIAPEMKKVQDKYKNKKDQESQMRMMNEIRALQKSHGVNPMLGCGLAAVQIPVFIFVVSPFIQHFEARLELVNASFLWINNLARPDIPLLVLYALSQFASMRLASTPPADDQQRQMQLMMLFFPFAVPFFLLAWPSAFTMYWMAFNILSMFFQYRMMKAADPTKRLWTQLVTQPLIPQIVVADPSAVPAGAIPPRPKKGRAESVKTIAADYPANGNGKSNGRIIEAKSAFSTQQEPANGDSNGNSSNGKATGGIRTSDVRSNVRGAVRTKRRGKKK
- the jag gene encoding RNA-binding cell elongation regulator Jag/EloR, yielding MAFNFSPMRMTASTEDAAIAQVLQLVGASRDDVSVEVLSQTDKGVTVRVSPRSEDAAPAAPSTVEIEATPEPSTPVATPIEPDTADADDGAGDDEATEEAIDDATEVVAGQSAPLVEDRVEDEGNSVRADANEGNEETEEPREVAPVREALPPLDEATQSRAVEAAQDFLDRMGLEAKASVGDASKDASARLLIDIDGEDVGILIGKHGQTLQSFQYLLNVTLNNALENGKPEGEREAVRVVVDAGGYRARRMGSLQQSARDAASKVKRDRRPFRMEPMPAHERRLVHMALQDDTTLATSSEGREPMRYVVVAPAGYKMPESGGGRGGNRGGGFGGNRGGRSGGNYGRGR
- a CDS encoding PqqD family protein, with the translated sequence MFQLFGRKAQDATVRAGKTAKNKAGKSGQIPTNAGDARRALLKLRPIRNPALNWDEDEGVVVLHIALEESSNSRSWKAKVAGFFVQLPEKRSVELDAIGSDVWMLLDGKNTVGEIVKILAKKHQLTSRETELSLQQYFKELNRRGYIAFTGE
- a CDS encoding FtsX-like permease family protein; the protein is MASMNAGPVKIERQISLPFSQALKIAYKNIVIRLGRAMITGAGTMLGIAFLMSVFAANLAQKASGIEIVAAQAQKNTWLVVMSLLVSAVGITNSMLMSVTERYKEIGTMKCLGALDNFIVKLFLLESGLLGFFGSVFGAIIGTLFVLVSNIGVLGNMDWLGLLAKFAICILIGTFLSITAAVLPAIRAAGMPPADAMRSEV
- a CDS encoding ABC transporter ATP-binding protein translates to MADVIDKPKDAAALAEDEIYNSQENIVRAKGVTKTYEIGGQPVHALRGVDIDIKRGEYISIMGPSGSGKSTLFNMIGGLDKPSTGTVFIDEVDMAQLDAFELAWLRCRKIGYIFQTFNLIPVMTALENITLPMIFAGASLDEQMEKGKKLLEQVGIAHRMHNKPSQLSGGQQQRVAIARSLANDPAIILADEPTGNLDQSTGKEIIELLKKLNKESGATIITATHDDKMLDVSDRIVWVSDGRIDKIRRRSEVDINVGTMSGIH
- a CDS encoding polysaccharide deacetylase family protein, which codes for MNFPKRVEAARFPANKRIAVTFSFDDGVDHDRRVVEWFNAHGLKATWNLNSGSLKREGKPYGKGHLDVSEIADLFRGHEVAIHTVSHPMLTHLDTAQIAREVLEDRIELENIVGYPVRGMAYPFGNYDTRVIEVLRTLGVVYSRTCENKAQPFPVAEPLAWPATMHQYDESQGTVPERFSKMLENPHESGVFFVWGHTYEFDGRDDWDALDRLFLPLCGHDDVWYCTNIELFDYEEARQRLVIAANRGSVYNPSGLAVTVKVDGKLVEVPAGATISLTA
- a CDS encoding CPBP family intramembrane glutamic endopeptidase, with product MKNLVRKLPFAVEFGVVLLFAFGPFVFSAWRMMPRGQRAQVRFSDTQLLYTIAIEAVLALLLLGFLHLRGYTRADFPFRFAPREWAIGALLLVASYAAVILATVLGAVWLGSDVFMARQMKVDVAVTLPIAIIGSLVNAFYEEIFVVGYLLRALEKSQGIAAATVFSVFVRFAYHIYQGPTAIFVVIPLGFVFAAFFVRTRNLWPLVLAHAVIDIIAFSVVPR
- the gmk gene encoding guanylate kinase is translated as MSNSASSSGMLLVLSGPAGVGKDSVWKHAAPCLPTFAKAITCTTRAPRPGEVDGTHYFFVGNERFDHMIAHDELLEWAWVHGNRYGVPVSSVRNRLEAGGDVVCIIEVQGALKIRALFADSLLVFLKPPLGREEEILRARIANRGAEDEEQTARRMETAVWELEQTAHYDYEIVNDEIEFAAQRLCDVIAQEKAKRA